The DNA segment CGTTTGCTGGAGGGCAATTTTGTGATCAATTCCGAAACCAGTATCCGCCTGGATGGCGATAAAAAAATATTGAAACCTGCCTCAGCATTTCTTCAAAGCTATATCCGGGGAATCTCTGATTACGATCTGCAGGTAAAAAAGAACCACTTAAACACGATCACCCTTAAAATTATCAATAACCCGGTGATTGGTACAGAGGGCTATACCCTGACCGTTAATAGCGAAGGGATTCAGATTGCTGCAAACGAACGTGCAGGAATCATTTACGGAATGCAAAGTTTGTTTCAGACCCTGCCTCAGGTGCAAACGAACCAGGAGCTGAGGGTGCCGGCAATGGAAATTACCGATTATCCCCGTTTTAAATGGCGTGGAATGCACCTGGATGTGGGACGTCATTTCTTCCCGGCAGAGATGGTGAAGGAATATATAGACCTCATTGCCGCTTATAAGATCAATACTTTTCACTGGCACCTGGTAGACGATCAGGGATGGCGGATCGAGATAAAGAAATACCCTGTGTTAACAGCTGTTGGCGCCTGGAGAGTAGACCAGACCGATCGCCCATGGGACATCAGGCCACAGGCGATGCCGGGGCAGGAGGCTACGTATGGGGGATATTATACCCAGAAACAAATTAAAGAGATCATTGCCTATGCGGCAGTTAGAAATGTAAATGTCGTGCCGGAGATAGAGATGCCTGGGCATGTGGCCTCTGCCATTGCTGCTTATCCGAATCTCAGCTGCAGTCAGCGCCCTCAACTGCCCTTAACGGGAGGGAATTATACCGGAGCATCCTCGAATTACTGTGCCGGAAATGAAGAGGTGTTTACTTTTCTGGAAGATGTATTAACAGAAGTGCTTGCCCTGTTTCCTTCAAAATACATCCATATTGGTGGTGATGAAGTCGACAAAACCTCCTGGAAAAGTTGTGCACGTTGTCAGGCGAGAATGAAAACACTTGGCCTGAAAAATGAAAACGAATTGCAAAGTTATTTCATTACCAGAATGGAGAAATTCCTGATCGGCAAAAAGAGAAGCATGATTGGCTGGGATGAGATCCTGGAAGGTGGATTGGCTCCGGAGGCGACAGTCATGAGCTGGAGAGGAGAAGCCGGAGGGATCGAAGCTGCAAAGATGAAACATGAGGTGGTGATGACGCCCGATAACCCGCTTTATTTTGACCATTATCAGGCCGGGCCGGAAGGAGAGCCTTTGGCCTTCGGAGGGTTTAATACCTTGAAAAAGGTCTATAATTATGAGCCGATCCCTAAAGAATTGAATGCAGAACAGGCTAAATATGTATTGGGTGCTCAGGCCAATATCTGGACCGAGCAAATTACCACTAAGGAACACCTGGAATATATGTTGCTTCCCCGTATGTTGGCCCTGGCCGAAGTGGTCTGGTCGCCGGCACAAACTAAAAACTGGAACGGTTTTTCTGAACGGTTGAAGTATCATTTCAAAGGCTTCGAACAAAAAGGATATCGTTTTTCTCCGGGGAATTATACGATAGCCATAAAACCGGCCATCAGTAATGGGAAGTTAACGGCTGAATTGTTGTCGGATGCGATTAACGGGGAGATCTTTTATACGCTTAACGGGGAGCAGCCAACGATAGGAAGTCTTAAATATACCGGACCGGTAAACATAGATTCTACAGCAATCTTAAAGGCTGTTTATGCGGTAAATGGTTCTGTAATGGGGTTGATCCCTGCCAAACAATCCTTCGTCTTTCATCAGGCAACGGCTAAGAATGTGGTGTATACCAATCCGGTGAGCCCAAATTACCTGGCAG comes from the Pedobacter sp. FW305-3-2-15-E-R2A2 genome and includes:
- a CDS encoding glycoside hydrolase family 20 protein, which encodes MKPLFRTSLILILLCAGLTGFTQQKISIIPQPVSLRLLEGNFVINSETSIRLDGDKKILKPASAFLQSYIRGISDYDLQVKKNHLNTITLKIINNPVIGTEGYTLTVNSEGIQIAANERAGIIYGMQSLFQTLPQVQTNQELRVPAMEITDYPRFKWRGMHLDVGRHFFPAEMVKEYIDLIAAYKINTFHWHLVDDQGWRIEIKKYPVLTAVGAWRVDQTDRPWDIRPQAMPGQEATYGGYYTQKQIKEIIAYAAVRNVNVVPEIEMPGHVASAIAAYPNLSCSQRPQLPLTGGNYTGASSNYCAGNEEVFTFLEDVLTEVLALFPSKYIHIGGDEVDKTSWKSCARCQARMKTLGLKNENELQSYFITRMEKFLIGKKRSMIGWDEILEGGLAPEATVMSWRGEAGGIEAAKMKHEVVMTPDNPLYFDHYQAGPEGEPLAFGGFNTLKKVYNYEPIPKELNAEQAKYVLGAQANIWTEQITTKEHLEYMLLPRMLALAEVVWSPAQTKNWNGFSERLKYHFKGFEQKGYRFSPGNYTIAIKPAISNGKLTAELLSDAINGEIFYTLNGEQPTIGSLKYTGPVNIDSTAILKAVYAVNGSVMGLIPAKQSFVFHQATAKNVVYTNPVSPNYLADGPNSLTDGIRGTMAVNKYWHGFSGQDLMATIDLGAQTSIGSISLGCLQNYKDWIMMPRWVKFELSDDGITFRDSKTISSPVSPEEKMTLIYDFKADFKQKKARFVRVTAKVLEALPKGHSGEGKPAWLFADEIIVTK